From one Saprospiraceae bacterium genomic stretch:
- a CDS encoding NAD(P)/FAD-dependent oxidoreductase — protein sequence MNSVLEPHLPPPNGKRIVVIGGGFAGIEFAKKLTSRDFQIVLLDKNNYHQFQPLFYQVATAGIEPSAISYPFRKLFQNKPNFHFRLAEVFHIDTVTHVLETSIGDITYDYLVLAMGAQTNFYGNPSLEKHTFPLKSTTESLVFRNSILKKFEDALLAKTYEERKKLLQFVVVGGGPTGVEVSGALAEMKKFILPKDYPEVDFDLMKIFLIEGSDRILSAMSPGSSSTAKSYLEKFGVEVFTNRTVAHYDGSVATLSDQSTIQTSTVIWAAGVKAVRIDGLRQEVYLPNNRIIVDPYNRVTGYDNIYVLGDQAVGVTAMPQVAQVAIQQAWRLAKNLNKGFDLAKWRPFKYHDMGTMATVGRNKAVAEIYGLKFSGFVAWFIWMFIHLISLLGFKNRLQTLINWAWNYFSYDQSLRLMINSHKEPTFLRSPSSKAFRQVASTQAKETKDGSRPSNERILATNP from the coding sequence ATGAACAGCGTATTAGAACCTCATTTGCCGCCCCCTAACGGCAAAAGGATAGTAGTGATCGGAGGGGGATTTGCAGGGATAGAATTTGCCAAAAAACTGACTAGTCGGGATTTTCAGATCGTACTGCTGGATAAAAATAATTACCATCAGTTTCAACCGCTTTTTTACCAGGTTGCGACCGCAGGTATAGAGCCTAGCGCGATTTCTTACCCATTCCGAAAGTTATTTCAGAACAAACCCAACTTCCACTTTAGGCTGGCAGAAGTATTCCATATAGATACTGTGACCCATGTCCTGGAGACCTCCATCGGTGACATCACCTATGATTACCTGGTGCTGGCCATGGGTGCGCAGACCAATTTTTACGGCAATCCATCTCTTGAAAAACACACTTTCCCTTTAAAGTCAACGACGGAATCACTTGTTTTCAGGAATTCGATTCTGAAAAAATTTGAAGATGCATTATTGGCGAAAACTTATGAAGAAAGAAAAAAACTACTTCAGTTTGTGGTGGTCGGAGGAGGTCCTACGGGGGTCGAAGTGTCGGGAGCACTGGCAGAGATGAAAAAATTTATTTTACCCAAAGATTATCCTGAGGTGGATTTTGACCTGATGAAAATCTTCCTCATCGAAGGGTCAGACCGTATCTTGAGTGCTATGAGCCCCGGCTCATCCTCTACAGCCAAAAGCTATCTTGAAAAATTTGGTGTAGAAGTCTTCACCAATAGGACAGTCGCTCATTATGATGGATCCGTGGCTACCTTATCGGATCAAAGTACCATTCAAACCAGTACAGTGATCTGGGCTGCCGGTGTCAAAGCTGTCCGAATCGATGGTTTGAGACAGGAAGTATACCTGCCAAATAATCGCATCATAGTAGATCCTTACAATCGGGTGACCGGGTATGATAATATATATGTACTCGGTGATCAGGCGGTAGGGGTGACGGCGATGCCGCAGGTAGCACAGGTAGCTATACAACAAGCATGGAGGCTGGCCAAAAATCTCAATAAAGGATTTGATCTTGCCAAGTGGAGACCTTTTAAATATCATGATATGGGTACCATGGCGACCGTAGGGCGTAATAAAGCAGTTGCTGAGATCTACGGCCTTAAATTTTCAGGATTTGTTGCCTGGTTTATCTGGATGTTTATTCACTTGATTTCATTATTAGGCTTTAAAAACCGGTTGCAGACTTTGATCAATTGGGCCTGGAATTATTTTTCATATGACCAATCTTTGAGATTAATGATCAACTCCCACAAAGAACCAACCTTTCTACGCAGCCCCTCATCCAAAGCCTTCCGTCAAGTTGCTTCTACTCAGGCGAAAGAAACAAAAGATGGGTCCAGACCTTCCAATGAACGAATATTAGCTACAAATCCTTAG
- a CDS encoding TfoX/Sxy family protein, producing the protein MAYDENLAQRIRKRFATLSKVEEKAMMGGLTFMYNDKMCVGIIKDELMCRIDPTMHDEMIEKPGCRPMDFTHRPMKGYVLVDETGMKSQKDFNFWIDLALDFNKQAKSSKKKKK; encoded by the coding sequence ATGGCCTACGACGAAAATTTAGCACAGCGCATCCGCAAAAGATTCGCCACCTTATCCAAGGTAGAAGAAAAAGCGATGATGGGTGGGCTCACCTTTATGTATAATGACAAAATGTGTGTGGGCATCATCAAAGATGAGCTGATGTGCCGGATAGACCCAACCATGCATGATGAGATGATAGAGAAACCCGGGTGCCGCCCCATGGACTTCACGCACCGACCTATGAAAGGCTACGTGCTCGTAGATGAGACCGGCATGAAATCACAGAAAGACTTTAACTTTTGGATTGACCTCGCACTGGACTTTAATAAACAAGCGAAGTCGAGTAAGAAAAAGAAGAAATAA
- a CDS encoding alpha-L-fucosidase encodes MKRSYLWLLLMLSLPWMAFSQMQESKAERDRRMEWWRDAGFGMFIHWGVYSVPAGIYKGEETKGIGEWIMHSANIPTAEYEEFVHQFNPTKFDAKKWVDIAKSTGVKYIVITSKHHDGFCLWDSKVTQYDIMDASPFKRDILRELTDACKAAGIKMCFYHSIMDWHQPDAESKKNYTHQNTENPDWANYRENYLKPQIKELIENYDPAVLWFDGEWIPEWTEDQGKDLYHFIKQLSPNIIINNRIGKGRKGMNGMNEYADAAGDFGTPEQEILEGTSNYDWESCMTMNDTWGFKKNDHNWKAPEKLISNLIDVAAKGGNYLLNVGPTAEGLIPAESVDRLEEMGKWLKTNGESIYNTRSRKNYKEGEHLKFTESKDGKYTYVIADQLNGPTATIHDIHPKAGSKIYLLGSKKSLAWSQLSNGDYLITLPKKVKGKYAWVFKVVND; translated from the coding sequence ATGAAAAGATCGTATTTATGGCTTCTGCTGATGCTAAGCTTACCCTGGATGGCATTCTCTCAAATGCAGGAGTCCAAAGCAGAAAGGGATCGCCGCATGGAGTGGTGGCGGGATGCTGGGTTTGGCATGTTCATCCACTGGGGTGTTTACTCTGTTCCCGCAGGGATCTACAAAGGAGAAGAGACTAAAGGCATTGGTGAATGGATCATGCATAGTGCCAATATACCTACGGCGGAATATGAAGAATTTGTGCACCAGTTCAATCCTACCAAATTTGATGCAAAAAAATGGGTAGACATCGCTAAAAGTACCGGTGTCAAGTACATCGTCATTACCTCCAAACATCATGATGGCTTTTGCTTATGGGACTCTAAAGTGACTCAATATGATATTATGGACGCCAGCCCGTTCAAAAGGGATATCTTGAGAGAGCTGACCGATGCCTGCAAAGCAGCAGGAATTAAAATGTGTTTTTACCATTCCATCATGGACTGGCATCAGCCCGATGCAGAATCAAAGAAAAACTATACCCATCAAAATACAGAAAACCCCGATTGGGCTAATTATCGTGAAAACTATCTCAAACCTCAAATCAAAGAACTCATCGAAAACTACGATCCTGCCGTACTCTGGTTTGACGGTGAATGGATCCCTGAGTGGACAGAAGATCAGGGCAAAGACCTCTATCATTTCATCAAACAACTGAGTCCCAATATCATCATCAATAATCGTATCGGTAAAGGACGAAAAGGTATGAATGGCATGAATGAATATGCGGATGCTGCCGGAGATTTTGGCACTCCGGAACAGGAGATTCTCGAGGGTACCTCTAATTATGACTGGGAATCTTGTATGACGATGAATGATACCTGGGGTTTTAAAAAGAATGATCATAACTGGAAGGCTCCGGAAAAACTCATCAGCAACCTGATCGATGTAGCTGCCAAAGGGGGCAATTATCTGCTCAATGTAGGCCCCACCGCAGAAGGGCTCATCCCTGCAGAAAGCGTAGATCGACTGGAAGAGATGGGCAAATGGCTAAAGACCAATGGTGAGTCTATCTATAACACCCGAAGCAGGAAAAATTATAAAGAAGGAGAACATTTAAAATTCACGGAAAGCAAGGATGGCAAATATACTTATGTCATTGCTGATCAGCTGAATGGTCCTACCGCCACGATACATGATATACATCCCAAAGCAGGGTCCAAAATCTATCTGCTTGGATCCAAAAAATCTTTAGCCTGGTCGCAACTTTCAAATGGTGATTACCTGATTACTTTACCAAAAAAAGTTAAAGGGAAATACGCCTGGGTATTTAAGGTGGTCAATGATTGA
- a CDS encoding TonB-dependent receptor — protein sequence MVKLMGFILALSYFTNIVGQSSNNGMVTGSVFVENQQPADFATIALMRMSDTFLSKTTLPDKDGGFQLENIAPEKYFILISYIGYDTYRSGEINISPEMNQFKLGDIILNASTQTLSEVEVTAKVPLIERKLDRIIINVENSISSAGSHVLNLLERSPGVVVNEESGIRLRGKQGVIIMIDGKPSPLAGTDLMQYLKSVPASSIEKIELITNPSSKYDAAGNAGIINIKFKKDIRQGLNGTLSLNQGQGKYYKPSATSNLNYRNKKWNLFGNYSISAPKNFTRFFINRKFLNPDGTLESVFDQQSFIPQPLNSQNLKFGADYYLNKKTIVGVMVNGNLLNHSRNGNTASRITDPLGQLAYTTETNNHFSGKNFNAFSNINLKHNFDSTGRELTVDIDFGGYTSRALQDFTNQYYNALGLPASNDLLNTNQKGNIEVVSAKADYLQPINDKSKLETGIKSSLVTTNSDIKFFNIFNHAATLDQTRSNHFIYRENINAAYINFSQEYASFDFQVGIRMEHTHTHGNQQTTGESFTRDYAQLFPTLFFNQKLNKDHTLSFSYSRRIDRPTYRQLNPFRIFVDPYTYVVGDPSLRSVSSQVFELNHTFKNKYITNLSYTKSHATITDIFSQDDQTKISYQIPANLQDFENYNFGLSIPLQYKKFYTANMAASVYYNVYNSPLQGGQLNNDYTAFDLNFSNSFVLGKKGWSAELNSFYQSKNAWGLFIIKDLAQVTAGLAKTTHNRKSTFKLSVSDLFTTNHIAVIVQYQNMDFLQIGPGIVGWLPCLGHIGLAKPPSREPGKGAPE from the coding sequence ATGGTAAAATTAATGGGTTTTATCCTGGCACTATCGTACTTCACCAATATCGTTGGTCAATCCTCTAATAATGGCATGGTTACAGGAAGCGTTTTTGTCGAAAACCAACAACCGGCAGATTTTGCAACTATTGCTTTGATGAGAATGAGTGATACCTTTTTAAGCAAAACTACTTTGCCGGATAAGGATGGGGGATTTCAGTTAGAAAATATTGCTCCAGAAAAGTATTTTATACTCATCAGCTATATTGGCTACGATACTTATAGATCCGGCGAGATTAACATCAGTCCTGAAATGAACCAATTTAAATTAGGGGATATCATACTAAACGCTTCTACTCAAACATTATCAGAAGTAGAAGTTACGGCTAAGGTGCCCCTGATTGAAAGAAAGCTCGATCGCATCATCATCAATGTCGAAAACAGTATATCTTCCGCCGGCAGCCATGTGCTCAATTTATTAGAGCGGTCACCCGGTGTCGTAGTCAACGAAGAGAGTGGCATCAGGCTTCGGGGAAAACAGGGTGTAATCATCATGATAGATGGTAAACCCAGTCCTTTGGCAGGTACTGACCTCATGCAATATCTTAAAAGTGTTCCGGCATCTTCCATTGAAAAAATAGAGCTCATCACTAACCCCTCCTCCAAATATGATGCCGCCGGCAATGCAGGTATCATCAATATTAAATTTAAAAAAGACATTCGCCAGGGGTTGAACGGCACCCTGAGTCTAAACCAGGGACAGGGAAAATATTATAAACCCTCGGCCACAAGCAATTTGAATTATAGAAACAAAAAATGGAACTTGTTTGGAAATTATTCCATCTCCGCTCCAAAAAATTTTACACGATTCTTTATCAATAGAAAATTTCTTAATCCGGATGGCACCCTGGAGTCTGTGTTTGACCAGCAAAGTTTTATTCCACAACCATTAAATAGTCAAAATCTTAAATTTGGCGCAGACTACTACTTAAACAAAAAAACCATCGTCGGCGTCATGGTCAATGGAAATCTATTAAATCATAGTCGCAATGGCAATACCGCGAGCCGGATCACTGATCCCCTTGGGCAATTGGCATATACCACAGAGACGAACAATCATTTTTCTGGAAAAAATTTTAATGCTTTCAGTAATATCAATCTCAAACACAATTTTGACAGCACTGGCAGAGAGCTCACCGTAGATATAGATTTTGGTGGATATACCTCACGTGCCTTGCAGGATTTTACCAATCAATATTATAATGCTCTGGGTCTGCCTGCCTCTAATGACTTGCTCAATACAAATCAAAAAGGGAATATTGAAGTAGTATCTGCCAAAGCGGATTATTTGCAGCCTATCAATGACAAATCCAAACTGGAGACAGGTATCAAATCCTCGCTGGTCACCACTAACAGCGATATCAAATTTTTCAATATTTTCAATCATGCTGCCACCCTGGACCAGACCCGATCCAATCATTTTATTTACCGTGAAAACATCAATGCTGCCTACATCAATTTTTCACAAGAATATGCTTCTTTTGATTTTCAGGTGGGCATACGCATGGAGCATACGCATACCCATGGCAACCAACAAACCACCGGAGAGTCCTTTACCAGGGATTATGCTCAACTATTTCCCACCCTTTTTTTTAATCAAAAATTGAATAAGGATCACACACTTTCTTTCTCCTATAGCCGCAGAATAGACAGACCAACCTATCGTCAGCTCAACCCCTTTAGAATATTTGTGGACCCATACACCTATGTCGTGGGAGATCCAAGCTTAAGATCGGTATCATCCCAGGTGTTTGAACTCAATCATACTTTTAAAAATAAATATATAACCAATCTGAGTTATACCAAAAGTCATGCAACCATCACGGATATTTTTAGCCAGGATGATCAAACAAAAATATCGTACCAGATCCCTGCTAATCTGCAGGATTTTGAAAATTACAATTTCGGTTTATCTATCCCGCTTCAATATAAAAAGTTTTATACAGCTAATATGGCGGCAAGTGTCTATTACAATGTGTATAACAGTCCACTGCAAGGAGGCCAATTAAACAATGATTACACTGCATTTGATCTCAACTTCTCAAATAGTTTTGTGCTGGGGAAAAAGGGTTGGTCAGCAGAGCTAAATAGTTTTTACCAATCAAAAAATGCCTGGGGCCTGTTTATCATTAAGGATCTTGCTCAAGTTACGGCGGGACTAGCCAAAACTACCCACAATAGAAAATCGACTTTCAAGCTTTCGGTCTCAGACTTATTTACCACCAATCATATTGCAGTGATCGTACAGTATCAAAATATGGATTTTTTACAGATCGGACCTGGGATAGTCGGGTGGCTACCTTGTCTTGGACACATAGGTTTGGCAAAACCACCATCCAGAGAGCCAGGCAAAGGAGCACCGGAGTAG
- a CDS encoding OsmC family protein — protein sequence MARITTIESIDAPYRCACSNGIHTWYADEPEYNHGGNTGPSPGELLLSAVGTCATITLRMYAARKEWPVDKIKIELRLEEVKTESGVLNKIHEALTVEGDLDEEQYARLKSLLPKCPVARIVTGQVEIVY from the coding sequence ATGGCTAGAATCACCACTATCGAATCCATCGATGCCCCCTATCGCTGTGCCTGCTCCAACGGAATCCATACCTGGTATGCCGACGAACCTGAGTACAATCATGGAGGCAATACCGGACCCTCTCCCGGCGAACTACTCCTCAGCGCAGTCGGGACTTGTGCTACGATCACCCTGCGCATGTATGCTGCTAGAAAAGAATGGCCTGTAGATAAGATCAAGATCGAGCTAAGACTCGAGGAAGTCAAAACTGAGTCCGGAGTGCTGAATAAAATCCACGAAGCACTCACCGTCGAAGGCGATCTCGACGAAGAGCAATATGCACGATTAAAATCATTGCTCCCAAAATGCCCGGTCGCCAGGATCGTAACCGGACAGGTCGAAATCGTGTACTGA
- the rlmN gene encoding 23S rRNA (adenine(2503)-C(2))-methyltransferase RlmN encodes MSQPIDLRSMDLDQLEAWVLSIGETKYRAKQIYQWLWKKGVAEIAQMTDLSMALREKLGSLTAFKPIQLDKSQVSTDGTIKSRFVLHDGPKIESVLIPVEQSKRYTVCVSTQVGCSLTCSFCATGKMKRLRNLEAAEIVDQFFLVNQQSLEQYATPLSNIVYMGMGEPLLNYKEVIRSTQLLTHHLAIGLSPNRITVSTAGIAKMIRQLGDDQVRFNLALSLHAADDIKRNEIMPINESNNLEILMDALEYFYYKTRNDITYEYIAFNNFNDTLLDAQHLVSLCKRNFPVKVNIIEYNPIGGVAFVKTTQDRLDIFTNYLYKHGVYVTVRRSRGKDIDAACGQLANKE; translated from the coding sequence ATGTCACAGCCAATAGACCTCCGATCCATGGATCTCGATCAACTCGAGGCCTGGGTCTTATCCATTGGAGAGACCAAATATAGGGCAAAACAAATCTATCAATGGCTCTGGAAAAAAGGGGTAGCTGAAATAGCGCAAATGACCGACCTATCCATGGCATTGAGAGAAAAGCTAGGGTCATTGACGGCATTCAAGCCCATCCAGCTGGACAAATCCCAGGTAAGTACTGATGGTACGATCAAATCCCGGTTTGTCCTGCATGATGGTCCTAAAATAGAGTCGGTGCTCATCCCGGTGGAGCAATCCAAGCGGTATACGGTGTGTGTATCGACCCAGGTAGGCTGTAGTCTGACCTGTAGTTTTTGTGCTACAGGTAAAATGAAACGACTGCGTAATCTGGAGGCTGCAGAGATCGTAGATCAGTTCTTTTTAGTCAATCAACAATCCCTGGAGCAATATGCTACGCCACTCTCCAACATCGTGTATATGGGCATGGGCGAGCCGCTGCTCAATTATAAAGAAGTCATACGTAGTACCCAATTACTCACGCACCATCTGGCGATAGGCCTGAGCCCTAATCGTATTACAGTCAGTACTGCCGGGATCGCCAAAATGATCCGACAGTTGGGGGATGACCAGGTGAGGTTCAACCTGGCACTTTCCCTCCATGCGGCCGATGATATCAAACGCAATGAGATCATGCCGATCAATGAATCTAATAATCTTGAGATCCTCATGGACGCCCTGGAATACTTCTATTACAAGACCCGCAACGATATCACGTACGAATATATAGCCTTCAATAATTTTAATGATACGCTGTTGGATGCCCAACATTTAGTCAGTCTGTGCAAAAGAAACTTCCCAGTCAAAGTCAATATCATTGAATACAATCCTATAGGAGGTGTAGCGTTTGTCAAGACGACCCAGGATCGCCTGGATATATTCACCAATTACCTGTACAAACATGGAGTATATGTGACTGTGCGGCGCAGCAGAGGGAAAGATATCGATGCGGCATGTGGCCAGTTAGCGAATAAGGAGTAG
- a CDS encoding DUF2961 domain-containing protein, with the protein MKKITLLLALCFSISIHAQTKFDGIGVNMGNLFRLSDARTRSISPENFTGEKGKAGMATEGTGSRASRDLGQGWKVSPSVKIASKTTFTLAEITGPGAIQHIWMTPTGNWRFSILRFYWDDETEPSIEVPVGDFFGMGWCKYAPLSSLAVTVNPGSAFNCYWPMPFRKKCKITMENIDEKDMILYYQVDYSLTEVAPDAGYFHAQFRRTNRLPYKSVYTLVDGIKGKGHYVGTYIAYGSLDNGWWGEGEIKFYMDGDQQWPTIAGTGTEDYFCGSYDFDTRTKNAAGVETVDYTVFNTPYAGMHQVIKGDGHYQITQRFGLYRWHITDPIRFEKDLKVTIQALGWRSDGRYLPLQDDIASTVFWYQTEPHTKYPALPEKDLLEVK; encoded by the coding sequence ATGAAAAAAATCACTTTATTACTGGCATTATGTTTTAGTATCAGTATACATGCCCAAACCAAATTTGATGGCATCGGCGTAAACATGGGCAATCTATTTCGTCTATCTGATGCCAGGACCAGGTCTATCAGCCCTGAAAACTTTACTGGTGAAAAAGGCAAAGCAGGAATGGCGACAGAAGGCACCGGCTCCAGGGCATCCCGTGACCTGGGACAGGGATGGAAGGTAAGTCCAAGCGTAAAAATCGCTTCTAAGACCACCTTTACTTTAGCAGAAATCACCGGACCCGGAGCCATACAACACATCTGGATGACCCCTACCGGCAATTGGAGATTTTCCATACTTAGATTTTATTGGGATGATGAAACTGAACCATCCATAGAAGTACCGGTGGGTGATTTTTTTGGAATGGGATGGTGTAAATATGCGCCTTTGTCTTCCCTGGCTGTTACCGTCAATCCCGGTAGCGCATTCAATTGTTATTGGCCAATGCCATTCAGGAAAAAATGCAAGATCACTATGGAGAATATAGACGAAAAAGATATGATCTTGTATTACCAGGTTGATTATTCACTTACCGAGGTAGCGCCGGATGCAGGCTATTTTCATGCACAATTCCGCAGGACCAATCGATTGCCCTACAAATCAGTCTATACTTTGGTCGATGGCATAAAAGGAAAAGGGCATTATGTCGGCACATATATAGCTTATGGATCTCTGGACAATGGATGGTGGGGTGAAGGTGAAATCAAATTTTATATGGATGGAGATCAGCAATGGCCGACCATTGCAGGCACAGGTACAGAAGATTATTTCTGCGGGTCCTACGATTTTGACACCCGTACTAAAAACGCCGCCGGGGTAGAAACAGTAGACTATACCGTTTTCAATACGCCCTATGCGGGCATGCACCAGGTGATCAAAGGAGATGGTCACTACCAGATCACCCAACGATTTGGATTGTACCGATGGCATATCACCGATCCTATCAGATTTGAAAAAGATCTCAAAGTGACGATTCAGGCCTTAGGCTGGCGCAGTGATGGAAGATATCTACCGCTTCAGGACGATATAGCGTCCACGGTGTTTTGGTATCAAACGGAACCTCATACCAAATATCCGGCCCTACCTGAAAAAGATCTGTTGGAGGTAAAATAA
- a CDS encoding polysaccharide deacetylase family protein, whose amino-acid sequence MVWIPHVLQGQSKRDLKYDHGAIVRGDSTTKQIAIIFSGDEYGEGLKLVRRALKKSKIKASFFFTGRFYRHASFKKGIQNLIRDGHYLGGHSDQHLLYCDWTHRDSLLVTRQQFEADLTQNYLSMKKIGVDISKATFFLPPYEWYNDAIAAWTKQAGYQLINYTPGTLSHADYTGDQDKNFRSNLTIWNSITAYDMNSTSGLNGFILLMHIGAGSARHEKFFKQVPGLIRYLQDKGYLFKTVSEMLN is encoded by the coding sequence ATGGTCTGGATACCTCATGTGCTCCAAGGCCAATCAAAAAGAGATTTAAAATATGATCATGGGGCTATCGTGCGAGGTGATTCGACTACAAAACAAATCGCGATTATTTTTTCCGGGGACGAATATGGAGAAGGATTAAAATTGGTGCGACGGGCTTTAAAAAAGTCGAAGATTAAGGCTTCGTTTTTCTTCACTGGCAGGTTTTACCGGCATGCATCATTTAAAAAAGGTATTCAAAATTTGATCAGGGATGGTCATTACCTGGGAGGGCACTCCGACCAGCATCTATTATATTGTGATTGGACACATCGGGACAGTCTATTAGTGACCCGGCAGCAATTTGAAGCAGATCTTACACAAAACTATCTATCGATGAAAAAGATCGGGGTGGACATATCCAAAGCTACCTTTTTTCTACCCCCGTATGAGTGGTATAACGACGCCATAGCTGCATGGACAAAACAAGCTGGATATCAATTGATCAATTATACACCAGGTACATTGAGTCATGCAGATTATACGGGTGATCAGGATAAAAATTTTAGAAGTAACCTAACTATATGGAATTCGATCACAGCATATGACATGAACTCAACTTCAGGCTTGAATGGTTTTATCCTGTTGATGCATATTGGTGCCGGAAGTGCCAGACATGAAAAATTTTTTAAACAAGTCCCGGGCCTAATCCGCTATCTCCAGGACAAAGGATATTTATTCAAAACTGTATCGGAAATGCTGAATTGA
- a CDS encoding DEAD/DEAH box helicase produces the protein MNKFETLGIEPNLVKAIKDLGFETPTEIQEKAIPVLLGGTNDFIGLAQTGTGKTAAFGLPLLQLLDASKKYPQALIICPTRELCMQISKDLITYKKYTSGINTCAVYGGASIVDQIKQIKRGIQIVIATPGRLIDVIERKAIDLKHIQYIVLDEADEMLNMGFREDIEHVLQHTPERERIWLFSATMPTEVKAVSRRFMKAPLEITIGKINTANISIDHQFTMVLHNNRYEALKRLIDFNPGMYGLIFTRTKLDAQNITESLVREGYDVDALHGDLSQAQRDKVMARFRSKELQLLIATDVAARGIDVKGITHVINYELPDDPEVYTHRSGRTGRAGLSGICMSIVTPKERSRIEQIERFVKMQFHRFDIPSGKDVCRKQFFHFMDKMLAADISHGDYETYLPDLKEKFDHISKEDILKRMIGFEFNRFLQYYENAADLNIKKEDRSRAKLKSGPVGRSSSGNDRSRSYDGGGGNANYKRIFVNLGQKDGFYKASFLQFILDTSNLNKEVLGRIDMKTLGSTFEIESSSASKMIKSLDGKMYKGRRIKMNEDR, from the coding sequence GTGAATAAATTCGAAACATTAGGCATAGAACCTAATCTGGTGAAAGCCATTAAAGATTTGGGATTTGAGACCCCAACTGAAATTCAGGAAAAAGCAATACCGGTATTACTCGGTGGGACCAATGATTTTATTGGGCTGGCTCAAACCGGTACCGGCAAGACAGCTGCTTTTGGGTTGCCCCTCCTCCAATTATTGGACGCAAGCAAAAAATATCCCCAGGCATTGATCATCTGCCCGACGAGGGAACTTTGTATGCAGATCAGCAAGGACCTGATCACTTATAAAAAGTATACCTCCGGCATCAATACCTGCGCCGTCTATGGAGGTGCCTCGATCGTCGATCAAATCAAACAGATCAAGCGCGGTATCCAGATCGTCATCGCCACACCAGGCCGCCTCATCGATGTGATCGAACGCAAAGCCATTGACCTCAAACACATCCAATATATCGTCCTGGATGAAGCTGATGAAATGCTCAATATGGGATTTAGAGAAGATATCGAGCATGTGCTGCAACATACTCCTGAACGGGAACGAATTTGGCTGTTTAGTGCCACGATGCCTACAGAAGTTAAAGCAGTCAGCAGGCGATTTATGAAAGCTCCTTTGGAGATCACTATCGGCAAAATCAATACGGCCAATATCTCCATCGATCACCAATTCACGATGGTCCTGCATAATAACCGGTATGAAGCTTTAAAAAGGCTCATCGATTTTAACCCTGGCATGTATGGTCTTATTTTCACCCGCACCAAACTGGATGCTCAAAACATCACGGAGAGCCTGGTGAGAGAAGGATATGATGTGGATGCACTCCATGGTGACTTGAGCCAGGCGCAGCGTGATAAGGTCATGGCAAGATTCAGGTCCAAAGAGTTACAGCTATTAATTGCCACGGATGTTGCAGCCCGGGGTATTGATGTAAAAGGGATCACCCATGTCATCAATTACGAATTGCCGGACGATCCTGAAGTCTATACACATCGAAGTGGCCGTACCGGACGGGCAGGTCTTAGCGGGATTTGTATGAGCATAGTGACCCCTAAAGAGCGCAGCCGGATCGAGCAGATCGAACGGTTTGTCAAAATGCAGTTTCACCGATTTGATATTCCTTCCGGAAAGGATGTGTGTAGAAAACAGTTCTTTCACTTTATGGATAAAATGCTTGCTGCTGACATCAGTCATGGTGATTATGAAACCTATTTGCCGGATCTCAAAGAAAAATTTGATCATATATCCAAAGAAGACATCCTCAAACGCATGATTGGATTTGAATTTAATCGATTCCTTCAATATTATGAGAATGCAGCAGACCTGAATATCAAAAAAGAAGATCGCTCGAGGGCTAAACTTAAATCGGGTCCTGTTGGCAGATCTTCCTCTGGCAATGACCGTTCAAGATCATATGATGGCGGAGGTGGCAATGCCAATTATAAAAGAATCTTTGTCAATCTGGGTCAGAAAGATGGATTTTACAAAGCCTCATTTCTTCAGTTTATCCTGGACACCAGCAATCTTAATAAGGAAGTATTGGGTAGAATAGATATGAAGACGCTTGGCAGCACCTTTGAGATAGAATCTTCTTCCGCTTCAAAAATGATCAAATCGCTGGATGGTAAAATGTACAAGGGCCGAAGGATCAAAATGAATGAAGATAGGTAA